A single genomic interval of Leptospira sp. WS60.C2 harbors:
- a CDS encoding PP2C family protein-serine/threonine phosphatase, with protein sequence MNSKLASKILVVDDNETNMEIITHILLGQGYEVAVAYDGEYALELADVLDFDLILLDILLPGISGLEVAKRLLSMERHKNTPILFLSALNETSDIVKGLETGAVDYITKPFQESEILARIRTHLKIKTLEKERIDLLFSIQKDLELAKANQEKLVTFQFPPSPHYEIYTSYKPMDLVGGDLITYDVLPSGDLDILFGDVTGHGIAAAMVSLMAIITFKTMNKSFLSPSECLYWIHNTLTPLISTHFISAVYIRYRAEENLLSFSMAGHHHIFLLRDHKIHKLGTKGFCLMMFPDQLNTTNEDITLRSGDRLFLFSDGMFEVPNEKEEYMGDQKFSEIVEKNIKLSPKQFLDSISDEVLQFSEGKVADDMTMLLLEVK encoded by the coding sequence GTGAATTCCAAACTTGCCTCTAAAATTTTAGTCGTTGATGATAATGAAACCAATATGGAAATCATCACCCACATTTTATTAGGCCAAGGGTATGAAGTTGCCGTGGCTTATGATGGTGAGTATGCTTTAGAACTTGCGGATGTATTAGATTTCGATTTGATCTTGTTGGATATTCTTTTGCCTGGAATCAGTGGTCTTGAAGTCGCAAAACGTCTTTTGTCAATGGAACGGCATAAAAACACTCCTATTCTATTTCTTTCTGCTTTAAACGAAACAAGCGATATTGTCAAAGGATTGGAGACTGGCGCTGTTGATTATATTACCAAACCATTTCAAGAATCGGAAATCTTAGCAAGAATCCGAACTCATCTAAAAATCAAAACACTAGAAAAGGAACGGATCGATCTTTTGTTTTCCATTCAAAAGGATTTGGAACTAGCAAAAGCTAACCAAGAAAAACTTGTTACGTTTCAATTCCCACCATCTCCTCATTATGAAATTTATACATCCTATAAACCAATGGATTTGGTAGGTGGTGACCTTATTACTTATGATGTATTACCAAGTGGAGACTTAGATATTTTGTTTGGGGATGTAACTGGTCATGGAATTGCTGCCGCAATGGTATCACTTATGGCAATCATCACATTCAAGACAATGAATAAATCATTCTTATCACCTAGCGAATGTTTGTATTGGATTCACAATACCTTAACCCCTCTGATCAGCACTCACTTTATCAGTGCTGTTTACATCCGTTACCGTGCAGAAGAAAATTTATTATCGTTTTCAATGGCAGGCCACCATCACATATTTTTACTTCGTGATCACAAAATTCATAAATTGGGAACAAAAGGTTTTTGTTTGATGATGTTTCCTGATCAATTGAATACCACCAACGAAGATATTACACTTCGATCTGGCGATCGTCTATTTTTATTTTCAGATGGTATGTTTGAAGTTCCAAACGAAAAAGAAGAGTATATGGGAGATCAAAAATTCTCGGAAATCGTCGAAAAAAACATCAAACTTTCTCCTAAGCAATTTTTGGATTCTATCTCAGATGAAGTTTTACAATTTTCTGAAGGAAAAGTAGCGGATGACATGACTATGTTATTACTTGAAGTCAAATGA
- a CDS encoding PAS domain-containing sensor histidine kinase encodes MIGEILAIGIASTLLYFAYFYRNAYRREKKLRQILFHKTLTNSEEIERVIREKEKQYQDIYDTANSIIIRWSPDFRIHSVNPFAEEFFQIGKKQMEGKDLVLDLFRIPIEKSNEIKSLLWNIFHRPDQNLRQEFDVYIGSDDKRTVTWSNRILKNEFGYPYEVLSIGIDITNRKIAEENLMKSYERILDLYNNAPCGYHSLNKENIVVSINDTELDWLGYTREEIVGNFKINDLLTQSSFEKFQQIIHSFPHETLTGVELEFIRKDKSTFFVSLNSTPTFDKNGNFVISKSTVFDITDRKIAEDKLNDYSQKIQLQNKRLQKAVEAAIKANQSKSVFFSKITHELRTPLHAVIGFSQILEKDPNLPEHLKGYVNSLYENGVHLLGMINDILDLSKIEAGKMTESREKFSLVQLWDTLFSMFAYRFSEKQIHFELIHPERIENRYYEADLQKIRQILVNLLGNALKFTNQGYVYLEINLKSGLEPNIDLVTFAVKDSGIGIPKDQLHSIFDAFQQTEQGSSYQEGTGLGLSISHQLVDFLGGTIQVESEQNKGSTFSFELPLLLLEEIPKELLQKTKIGPTNSKEVWNLAKQDDTEKEFVQNFLNAKENQFKNEILQMIKIQNFGQLLQLLDAIPIENRGKTILLEKVKNKRYKFLIDLVQSTLS; translated from the coding sequence ATGATTGGTGAAATTTTAGCAATAGGAATCGCTTCTACTCTTCTCTATTTTGCATATTTTTATCGCAATGCATACAGAAGAGAGAAAAAGCTAAGGCAAATTTTATTTCACAAAACACTTACCAATTCAGAAGAGATTGAACGTGTCATTCGTGAAAAGGAAAAACAATACCAAGATATTTATGACACAGCAAATTCTATCATCATCCGATGGAGTCCTGATTTTCGAATCCACTCGGTGAATCCATTCGCAGAAGAATTTTTCCAGATTGGCAAAAAACAAATGGAAGGGAAAGACCTCGTCCTTGATTTATTCCGTATCCCAATTGAGAAATCAAATGAAATCAAATCGCTCCTTTGGAATATCTTTCATCGACCAGACCAAAATTTACGTCAGGAATTCGATGTCTATATCGGATCCGATGACAAAAGAACTGTTACGTGGTCAAATCGCATTCTAAAAAATGAATTTGGATATCCTTATGAAGTTCTTTCAATAGGGATTGATATCACAAACCGTAAGATTGCAGAAGAAAATTTGATGAAATCTTATGAAAGAATTTTGGATTTATACAACAATGCACCTTGTGGATACCACTCTCTCAACAAAGAGAATATTGTAGTTTCTATCAATGACACTGAACTTGATTGGTTGGGATACACTCGAGAAGAGATCGTAGGAAATTTTAAAATCAATGACCTCCTCACACAAAGCAGTTTTGAAAAATTCCAACAAATCATACATTCATTCCCACATGAAACCTTAACTGGAGTTGAATTAGAGTTTATCAGAAAAGATAAATCAACATTTTTCGTTAGTTTAAACTCAACGCCAACTTTTGACAAAAATGGTAACTTCGTAATTAGTAAATCCACTGTTTTTGATATTACCGACAGAAAAATCGCAGAAGACAAGTTAAACGACTATTCACAAAAAATTCAATTACAAAACAAAAGACTGCAAAAAGCGGTAGAAGCCGCTATCAAAGCAAATCAATCAAAATCTGTCTTTTTTTCTAAAATCACCCACGAACTCAGAACCCCACTTCATGCTGTCATTGGCTTTTCTCAAATTTTAGAAAAAGACCCGAATTTACCTGAACATCTCAAAGGTTATGTGAATTCATTATACGAAAATGGAGTCCACTTACTCGGAATGATCAATGATATATTAGATCTCTCTAAAATAGAAGCCGGGAAAATGACAGAATCCAGGGAAAAATTTTCCCTTGTCCAATTATGGGATACTTTGTTTTCGATGTTTGCATACAGATTTTCTGAAAAACAAATTCATTTCGAACTGATCCATCCAGAACGAATCGAAAACAGATATTACGAAGCAGACTTACAAAAGATCAGACAAATTTTAGTCAATTTACTTGGGAATGCATTAAAATTTACAAACCAAGGTTATGTATATTTAGAAATTAATCTCAAATCCGGGTTAGAACCTAATATCGATTTGGTGACCTTTGCTGTAAAAGATTCAGGGATCGGGATTCCAAAAGACCAACTTCACTCTATTTTTGATGCCTTCCAACAAACAGAACAAGGGAGTTCTTACCAAGAAGGAACTGGCCTTGGACTTTCCATTTCACATCAGTTAGTCGATTTTTTGGGTGGGACAATCCAAGTTGAGAGTGAACAGAATAAAGGTTCTACATTTAGTTTTGAATTGCCTTTATTACTTTTAGAGGAAATTCCAAAAGAACTTCTACAAAAGACAAAAATAGGCCCAACAAATTCGAAAGAAGTATGGAATCTTGCCAAACAAGATGATACTGAAAAGGAATTTGTTCAAAACTTTCTAAATGCCAAAGAAAATCAGTTTAAAAATGAAATTTTACAAATGATCAAAATTCAAAACTTTGGTCAACTACTCCAACTACTCGATGCCATACCAATAGAAAATAGAGGGAAAACGATCCTCCTGGAGAAAGTCAAAAACAAACGTTATAAATTCTTGATTGATTTGGTACAATCAACTTTGTCTTAA
- a CDS encoding ExbD/TolR family protein — translation MRVRKQKHNSSIDISSLIDVLFILLIFLMLAVRFTEPTSTISLDLPKSKTDQFGNETDSIKIQIKSNGELYKNDIKMDLEGFRNTIETNSDPNTSVSLEVEKQTEFGLFVSVTDILKSKQYTKIDIKTKKE, via the coding sequence ATGAGAGTTCGTAAGCAAAAACACAATTCATCGATTGATATCAGTAGTTTGATTGATGTTTTATTTATTTTACTCATCTTTTTGATGTTAGCTGTTAGGTTTACAGAACCAACATCGACAATCTCATTGGATTTACCAAAATCAAAAACTGATCAATTCGGCAATGAAACCGATTCGATCAAAATTCAAATCAAATCCAATGGTGAATTGTATAAAAACGATATCAAAATGGATTTGGAAGGATTTCGAAACACAATCGAAACGAATTCTGATCCAAATACAAGCGTTAGTTTAGAAGTAGAAAAACAAACCGAATTCGGACTTTTTGTATCAGTTACCGATATTCTAAAATCTAAACAATATACAAAAATAGATATCAAAACAAAAAAAGAGTAA
- a CDS encoding MotA/TolQ/ExbB proton channel family protein translates to MNWTFSIPAILIFILLFAFSILSLAYFLRLYLGFQKLEKKEIRLGTFPKVPSEEELELFFSPLERVAEWFPTIASLSMLLGLLGTVLGINTAFGEMESQGKVSLEILAGGIKDALNTTIVGLLVAIPSLFFHRVIENKIRYLSELIIKDHTDQK, encoded by the coding sequence ATGAATTGGACATTTTCAATTCCCGCAATTTTGATTTTTATTCTCCTTTTTGCTTTTTCCATCCTTTCCTTGGCCTATTTTCTTCGTTTGTATCTAGGATTTCAAAAATTGGAGAAAAAAGAGATAAGACTGGGAACGTTTCCGAAGGTACCCAGTGAAGAAGAATTAGAACTATTCTTTTCTCCCTTGGAGCGAGTCGCAGAATGGTTTCCCACGATTGCGTCTTTGTCTATGTTACTCGGTCTTTTGGGAACTGTCCTTGGGATTAACACCGCTTTTGGAGAAATGGAATCCCAAGGAAAGGTGAGTTTGGAAATATTAGCGGGTGGCATCAAAGATGCGTTAAACACAACTATTGTTGGACTTCTCGTTGCGATTCCCTCTCTTTTTTTCCACCGAGTGATCGAAAACAAAATTCGGTATCTCTCCGAATTGATCATCAAGGACCATACCGATCAAAAATGA
- a CDS encoding ubiquinone/menaquinone biosynthesis methyltransferase, translated as MNQYKLPSQEKKPEYVRKNFDGIAKAYDRFNDWNSFFLHRIWKNWVVREAKKSVPNAKTALDLCCGTGDITERLSLDPNLESVVGLDFSEQMLSFAFPKVEGKTHVKLIVGDAMDLSSFTEGSFDIITMGFGLRNVSDLKRCLFEIKRVLRRGGVFVNLDVGRVRPKFLKYFADFYFFKIVPLFGYLLYGKQNEMFDYLPHSSKTYPDQETLSQILTELGFVDVRFQNFVFGNAVAHIAKKEN; from the coding sequence ATGAACCAATACAAACTGCCTTCCCAAGAAAAGAAACCGGAATATGTAAGAAAGAACTTTGATGGGATTGCCAAGGCCTATGATCGTTTTAATGACTGGAATAGTTTTTTCTTGCACCGAATTTGGAAAAACTGGGTTGTCAGAGAAGCCAAAAAGAGCGTACCGAACGCCAAAACGGCACTTGATCTTTGCTGTGGAACTGGTGACATCACCGAAAGACTTTCCTTAGATCCAAACCTAGAATCCGTGGTTGGACTTGATTTTTCGGAGCAGATGTTGTCATTTGCATTCCCGAAAGTAGAAGGAAAAACGCATGTGAAACTGATCGTCGGGGATGCCATGGACCTAAGTTCCTTTACCGAGGGTAGTTTTGACATTATCACAATGGGTTTTGGCCTTCGCAATGTTTCGGATTTAAAACGATGCCTTTTTGAAATCAAACGAGTGTTAAGGAGAGGTGGAGTGTTTGTGAATTTAGATGTGGGGCGTGTTCGTCCTAAATTTCTCAAGTACTTCGCAGATTTTTACTTTTTTAAGATTGTTCCTCTCTTTGGTTACTTGCTCTATGGGAAACAGAATGAGATGTTTGATTACCTTCCCCATTCTTCAAAAACCTACCCTGACCAAGAAACACTTTCTCAAATCCTAACAGAACTCGGATTCGTAGATGTTCGATTTCAGAATTTTGTCTTTGGGAATGCGGTCGCACATATCGCAAAAAAGGAGAATTGA
- a CDS encoding LruC domain-containing protein, giving the protein MNRWIILLVLPLFLADCSNKKKGMLLLPFLGLGDGTTQATTASANDGDGTFTVVGLETTDPSQVTSPDTNTGSGNNGETPSDVTPTPTPAAPTAPAPTTVNNETTTTVVDQTSGGDFNFETNITVPVTVVIVNESGPVANAPVTVTESVTTGEPNVIGVGSTDSNGSATIPVSVPPTVVAVDINVVGVNPTTGEVVEIVGSAPIQQPATGSNNEGTVVVAPVVNVDTTNFQPVNGCVQSVDSDCDGIANNFDEFPDDPSLAAIARSGRYTIAFEDMFPSAGDADLNDHSTVFSTEMDKTPSNKVKTIRGTYTHVAKGAGYNHELRLSLDVPTNATVQVSYVDGNGNPWNGCASAPKYTANTAGDCTGGTLTAAQLKRGILILPSSDKTLFGSKNAPKAGTTFTINDFVKGVTAQVTITFEEPVDLSATKNLVGGHLNYFLAINQKTDGVFRQIYRPGYFKDAKGKDAFLDKNGFPWAIIVPGVFNHPTEGSDIRKPSTSGYIFFNAWMNSNGVAHKDWYLHIDQIPAPNRPSYVVRVSDFYTDNGFTAYLIKAVRKNAFEVSASLIVVGAALGFLMKRKMSNPKAT; this is encoded by the coding sequence ATGAATCGATGGATCATTCTTTTGGTGCTTCCTCTCTTTCTTGCGGATTGTTCCAACAAGAAAAAAGGAATGTTATTACTTCCCTTTTTAGGGCTTGGAGACGGCACAACGCAGGCCACAACTGCCTCTGCTAATGATGGTGACGGAACATTTACCGTGGTGGGACTAGAAACAACTGACCCGAGCCAAGTGACTTCCCCTGATACCAATACAGGTTCAGGAAACAATGGAGAAACGCCTTCCGATGTCACACCGACACCAACTCCAGCGGCACCTACCGCTCCTGCTCCTACTACCGTAAACAACGAAACAACAACAACAGTTGTAGACCAAACAAGCGGTGGTGACTTTAATTTTGAAACAAATATTACAGTTCCAGTCACAGTAGTGATTGTGAACGAGTCTGGCCCTGTTGCCAATGCACCAGTGACCGTGACAGAATCTGTGACAACTGGGGAACCAAATGTGATTGGTGTGGGAAGCACTGACTCAAACGGATCAGCGACCATTCCAGTGAGTGTTCCACCAACCGTTGTGGCAGTGGACATCAATGTTGTGGGAGTCAATCCTACGACAGGAGAAGTGGTCGAAATCGTAGGCTCAGCTCCGATCCAACAACCAGCAACTGGCTCAAACAACGAAGGTACTGTTGTTGTAGCACCAGTTGTAAACGTCGACACCACAAACTTCCAACCAGTCAATGGTTGTGTTCAATCGGTTGACTCTGACTGTGATGGAATCGCAAACAATTTTGATGAATTCCCAGATGACCCAAGTTTGGCGGCGATCGCAAGATCAGGTCGATATACAATCGCATTTGAGGATATGTTCCCATCTGCAGGAGATGCTGACTTAAACGACCACTCAACCGTATTTAGCACGGAGATGGATAAAACTCCATCAAACAAAGTTAAAACGATTCGTGGAACATACACTCACGTTGCAAAAGGTGCTGGTTACAATCATGAATTGAGACTTTCCCTAGATGTTCCTACAAACGCAACGGTGCAAGTGAGTTATGTAGATGGTAACGGAAACCCATGGAACGGATGTGCGTCTGCTCCAAAATACACTGCCAACACAGCTGGTGATTGCACTGGGGGAACTCTGACAGCAGCACAACTCAAACGTGGAATTTTAATCCTTCCAAGTTCTGACAAAACCTTGTTCGGAAGTAAAAATGCTCCGAAAGCGGGAACTACTTTCACCATCAATGACTTTGTGAAAGGTGTGACAGCACAAGTAACCATTACGTTTGAAGAACCAGTGGATCTAAGTGCGACCAAGAACTTAGTGGGGGGTCACCTTAACTACTTCCTCGCCATCAACCAAAAGACGGACGGCGTATTCCGACAAATTTACCGCCCAGGTTACTTTAAAGATGCAAAAGGAAAAGATGCCTTCTTAGATAAGAATGGTTTCCCTTGGGCGATCATTGTGCCAGGTGTTTTCAACCACCCAACAGAAGGATCTGACATTAGAAAACCATCTACTTCTGGTTACATCTTCTTCAATGCTTGGATGAACTCCAACGGTGTGGCTCATAAGGACTGGTATTTGCATATTGATCAAATCCCTGCACCAAACCGTCCATCCTATGTGGTTCGTGTGAGTGATTTCTATACTGACAATGGATTTACTGCTTACCTCATCAAGGCGGTTCGTAAGAATGCGTTTGAAGTATCAGCAAGCCTAATTGTAGTAGGAGCTGCCTTAGGATTTCTCATGAAACGAAAAATGAGTAACCCAAAAGCCACATAA
- a CDS encoding AMP-binding protein, which yields MASLLRFADSNYFLSGTFLEDIKGNHPILVDPLWKSTKLETQFRDILLPQTNANQSFSLVTSGSTGSPKLVWKDWDEVQKEVDVWLQETELQSFLKGVEEIHVQVPLCHLYGLLWGYLIPKALGLRTIVGQKETNHPSKLSITSAPILQMTLSNGSKLPERAIVSGMKFPVPLARDLRYKGGISVLEIYGSTETGGLGYRDPLRQNRFQFLQEIQFQFQNVGETAELCVKSPFVSKRYYTFVSNEWVLQEQKANEYYATGDLGEHSDLGFFLLGRKDRIIKHKGKRVSLDRIESEILGLRLDGIFVCVPIFHESGDSIGLLTNSDLEVDVIFQMLRRELPDSHVPRVIVKQTSIPKLPNGKTDYTTITSICKETFLKQIAEKTMRETVRNIKSDTSVSEIIQSILGYEPKENQHLVYDCGMDSILYTELFLKLEQKIGAKIPEEDKQTSYFASVAGIEEYIAEKVYLQ from the coding sequence ATGGCATCTCTTCTGCGGTTCGCTGACAGTAATTACTTTCTTTCGGGTACATTTTTAGAAGATATAAAAGGTAACCATCCCATCCTAGTGGATCCCTTGTGGAAAAGTACAAAACTTGAAACCCAATTCAGAGACATTCTCCTTCCCCAAACAAACGCGAACCAATCTTTCAGTTTGGTCACATCTGGATCAACCGGCTCCCCTAAACTTGTCTGGAAGGACTGGGACGAGGTCCAAAAGGAAGTGGACGTTTGGTTACAAGAAACGGAACTCCAATCCTTCCTAAAAGGAGTCGAAGAAATCCATGTGCAAGTCCCTCTCTGTCATCTGTATGGACTTCTCTGGGGCTACCTGATACCAAAAGCATTGGGCCTTCGAACCATTGTAGGACAAAAAGAGACAAACCATCCTTCTAAATTATCAATTACCTCTGCCCCTATTTTACAAATGACTCTGTCAAACGGTTCTAAACTTCCCGAACGTGCGATTGTCTCTGGGATGAAGTTTCCTGTCCCACTCGCTCGCGATCTACGATACAAAGGTGGAATATCTGTTTTAGAGATTTATGGCTCTACGGAGACAGGTGGTTTGGGTTACCGAGACCCGCTCAGGCAAAATCGGTTTCAATTCTTACAGGAAATACAATTCCAATTCCAAAATGTTGGAGAAACCGCAGAACTCTGTGTGAAAAGTCCATTTGTGTCCAAACGATATTATACATTTGTTTCTAATGAATGGGTCTTACAGGAACAAAAAGCAAATGAATATTATGCGACCGGTGATCTAGGAGAACACTCAGATCTTGGATTTTTTCTCTTAGGGAGAAAAGATCGGATCATCAAACATAAAGGGAAACGAGTGTCACTGGATCGAATTGAGTCGGAAATCCTCGGCTTACGATTGGATGGAATATTTGTATGTGTGCCCATCTTTCATGAATCTGGTGACTCCATTGGGTTACTGACCAATTCTGATTTAGAAGTAGATGTTATTTTCCAAATGCTACGAAGGGAACTCCCTGATAGCCATGTCCCTCGAGTGATTGTAAAACAAACCTCGATCCCCAAACTACCCAACGGAAAAACCGACTACACTACCATCACATCCATATGTAAGGAAACTTTCTTAAAACAAATCGCAGAGAAAACAATGCGTGAGACGGTTAGAAACATCAAATCAGACACTTCCGTTTCGGAAATCATTCAATCCATCCTTGGGTATGAACCAAAAGAGAACCAACACTTGGTTTATGATTGTGGGATGGATTCGATTCTTTATACAGAGTTGTTTTTAAAATTAGAACAAAAGATCGGAGCGAAAATTCCAGAGGAAGACAAACAAACGAGTTATTTTGCAAGTGTGGCGGGAATCGAAGAATACATAGCGGAAAAAGTCTACCTACAATGA
- a CDS encoding PAS domain-containing protein, producing MSKFIDPNILGKLGTLAQAEADAYPFGIVKLDPSGKILLYNKYESELSNVPIQTAVGRNFFTEVAICTNNRIFYGRFKEGMISGDLDVAFNYVFTYKMKPTNVIIHLYHDKSTDTNWIFVKLR from the coding sequence ATGAGCAAATTTATTGACCCAAATATTCTAGGAAAACTGGGAACACTCGCACAAGCGGAAGCGGATGCTTATCCATTCGGGATTGTCAAATTGGATCCATCTGGCAAAATTTTATTGTACAACAAATACGAATCAGAACTCTCCAATGTTCCGATCCAAACGGCAGTGGGCAGAAACTTTTTCACTGAAGTGGCTATCTGTACCAATAACAGAATTTTCTACGGAAGATTCAAGGAAGGTATGATTTCTGGTGATTTGGATGTTGCTTTCAACTATGTATTCACATACAAAATGAAACCGACAAATGTGATCATCCACTTGTACCACGACAAAAGCACAGACACAAACTGGATTTTTGTAAAACTCAGATAA
- a CDS encoding methyl-accepting chemotaxis protein has product MPNQTFRSEKERFITRLVWNDSINLCSLFVLFGIFWSQMKFGLLPKEYEFLLLWVCIGILAFAIIRMISNRKLYRSYNEPTVLATDPILLLAGNGIDIYEYSEVLLDNCSDLQKRLDTIGENIQVLDTKIHGTGRDLDRIYQIVTKLATEEVTLMEAVGKTSEEINIMFEIVNIVIAEIQGRSETMQNLVRLSNEGKRKVGDTNTTIQKISESSGNILKLIDFINGVSKQTNLLAINAAIEATHSGSEGKGFTVIADEIKNLSTVTANNAKQISKILGENVNDYKRAEKLGIESGDAFQYISSEIHIVHGTIAEVVQSIQELKARGGAILSKAKTLDDVAERVRDTSGEVYGEIVNINANLDEIQTLSDTIQKECDEIRLAQQSILKTTETLRSKILSIHKKTDDLLRTGD; this is encoded by the coding sequence ATGCCGAATCAAACATTCCGTAGCGAAAAAGAAAGATTCATTACCCGATTGGTCTGGAATGATTCTATCAATCTATGTTCTCTTTTCGTTTTATTCGGTATCTTTTGGAGCCAAATGAAATTCGGACTTCTCCCAAAAGAATATGAATTTCTCCTACTTTGGGTGTGCATTGGTATATTAGCATTTGCAATCATTCGAATGATCTCAAATCGAAAATTGTATCGGTCATACAATGAACCGACTGTCCTTGCCACTGACCCAATTCTCCTACTCGCAGGCAATGGAATTGATATCTACGAATATTCAGAGGTTTTACTCGACAATTGTTCTGACTTGCAGAAACGACTCGACACAATTGGAGAAAATATTCAAGTATTGGACACGAAAATCCATGGAACTGGCAGGGACTTGGATCGTATTTATCAAATCGTAACTAAACTCGCTACGGAAGAAGTGACTTTGATGGAAGCCGTTGGAAAAACATCGGAGGAAATCAACATCATGTTTGAAATTGTGAACATCGTCATTGCGGAAATCCAAGGTCGAAGTGAAACCATGCAAAACCTAGTTAGATTGAGTAATGAGGGTAAAAGAAAAGTGGGTGATACCAATACTACCATTCAAAAGATCAGCGAATCCTCTGGGAATATCTTAAAGCTCATCGACTTTATCAACGGCGTATCGAAACAAACTAATCTTCTTGCCATCAACGCAGCCATTGAAGCTACACATTCTGGATCAGAAGGGAAAGGATTTACAGTCATCGCAGATGAAATCAAAAATCTTTCCACAGTCACTGCCAACAATGCAAAACAAATTTCAAAGATCCTAGGCGAAAACGTAAACGATTACAAACGAGCTGAAAAACTTGGGATTGAATCGGGAGATGCTTTCCAATACATCTCCAGTGAAATTCACATTGTGCACGGAACGATTGCTGAAGTGGTACAATCCATCCAGGAACTAAAAGCGAGAGGGGGAGCCATTCTTTCGAAGGCGAAAACATTGGATGATGTAGCAGAGAGAGTACGTGACACTTCAGGCGAAGTATATGGAGAAATCGTAAACATTAATGCAAATTTAGATGAAATTCAAACTTTATCAGATACCATTCAAAAAGAATGTGATGAAATTCGGTTAGCCCAACAATCCATTCTAAAGACGACTGAAACTCTTAGATCCAAAATTCTATCTATCCACAAAAAAACAGATGATCTCCTTCGAACTGGAGATTGA
- a CDS encoding TraR/DksA family transcriptional regulator, with translation MPKPAAKSSAEKGVDKKFIEEVRELLQEKKESLLTKLNQWEDTSSPSGLKEMGDIADIASELNSEALTSVLTENEIETLREIELALEKIENGTYGICEGTKKKIPLARLKAIPWTRFTVEYAEQMAKSRNRAGGYRMDSLSAYPTTGMDVDSLD, from the coding sequence ATGCCTAAACCAGCTGCAAAATCCTCCGCCGAGAAGGGAGTTGACAAAAAGTTTATCGAAGAGGTGCGTGAGCTCCTCCAAGAAAAAAAAGAGTCTCTCCTTACGAAATTAAACCAGTGGGAAGACACGAGTTCTCCTTCCGGTCTTAAGGAAATGGGAGATATTGCAGATATCGCATCCGAACTCAATTCAGAAGCGCTCACTTCTGTTTTGACAGAAAATGAAATTGAGACCCTACGTGAGATTGAACTTGCGTTAGAGAAGATTGAAAACGGAACCTACGGGATCTGTGAAGGGACGAAGAAAAAAATCCCTCTTGCAAGACTCAAGGCAATCCCGTGGACAAGATTCACCGTCGAATACGCGGAACAAATGGCGAAAAGCCGTAACCGCGCTGGTGGATACCGAATGGATTCCCTATCGGCATACCCCACAACTGGAATGGATGTAGATTCTCTCGACTAG
- the rpmG gene encoding 50S ribosomal protein L33 → MREIIKLTCVPCAIPGRSNYFQTKNKKTKSEKLVTKKYCKFCKAHTDHKESKV, encoded by the coding sequence ATGAGAGAAATCATAAAACTAACCTGTGTCCCATGTGCGATACCTGGGCGGTCAAATTACTTCCAGACTAAGAACAAAAAGACAAAGTCGGAAAAACTTGTGACAAAAAAATATTGCAAATTTTGCAAAGCACATACGGATCACAAGGAATCCAAAGTCTAA